A region of the Vicinamibacteria bacterium genome:
CCGTGCCCGCCGAGACCGAGACGCCGAGCTCGAGCTTCCGCAGCTCCCGGTCGAGGTGGAGCGCCGCCCGGATCTTGGCGAGAAGAGCGAAGTCGTCGAGCCGCTTCCCGAGGCTTTTTTCTTCTCTATCGCTCGGCTCGGCTCGTTCGTCGGGGTCGACGGTCAGGTCGTTCTCGACGTTTTCGACGCCGGCGACGTGGCTCGCGAGCTCCGACGCGGCCTCCTTTTCCTCGAGGCTCTGGACGCGCCCGCTCAGCTTCACCGTGCCCTCGTCAGCCGAAACGTGGAGCTCTCGCCGGGACAAGTCCTTGTGAAGGGCGATCGCGGCCTTGACCGAGCCCACTACCGTGGCGTCCTCTATGGCACGCTCGACGAGCGGCAAATGGCCCGAGCGGTAGAGATGGTAGGCCGAGAGCGCGCCGGCAACGAGAAGAAGGAGAAGAATTCCCCGGATGACCAGCCGAACGAGCGCGCCCATCATGATTCTCTCGATCGGCCCAAGCTTATCGTAGCGTGCCGCGGCGAGCGAGCGTGTCTATAATTGGGGCCTATGCGAGAAATGAGAACCTTGGGCGAGCTCTCGAAATCCAGCCATGGCGAAAGGCGCAATCGTGGGGTGCGGGACGAGATTCGAGAGAATCTGATCCGAAGGATGCGCGCCGGAGAGGAGCTCTTTCCCGGTATCGTCGGCTACGAGGAGTCGGTGGTGCCGCAGATCGTGAACGCGCTTCTTTCGCGGCACCATTTCATTCTTCTCGGGCTCCGCGGGCAGGCGAAGACGCGGATCATTCGCGGCCTCTCACGCTTTCTCGACGAGAAGATTCCCGTGATCGAAGGCTGCGAGATTCACGACGACCCCTATCGGCCGATCTGCCTCGCCTGCCGGAGACTCGTCAGCGAGCGTGGGGACGAGACCCCGATTCGATGGTTGCCTCGGGAGGCTCGTTACGTAGAGAAGCTCGCGACGCCGGATGTGACCATCGCCGACATGATCGGCGACCTCGATCCGATTCGCGCGGCGAAGAGCGGCCTGCATCTGTCCGACGAGCTCACGATCCACTACGGGCTGGTCCCGCGCGCTCACCGCGGGATCTTCGCCATCAACGAGCTTCCCGACCTCGCGGCGAAGATTCAAGTGGGTCTGTTCAACATCCTCCAGGAGGGAGACGTCCAGATCAAAGGTTATCCCGTGCGCCTGCCGCTCGATTTGCTCATGGTCTTCACCGCCAATCCCGAGGACTACACCGCCCGCGGCCGCACCATTACGCCGCTGAAGGATCGCATCGGAGCGGAGATCCGCACGCATTACCCCGCGACCCTCGAGCAGGGGGTTGCGATTACCCGCAGCGAGGCCTGGACCGAACGGGCGCAGCAGGGCACCCCGGTCGTGATTCCCTATTACCTGCGGGAGATCGTGGAAGAAGTCGCCATTCAGGCCCGCGGCGATCGGCGTGTCGACAAACGTTCGGGCGTGAGCCAGAGGCTGCCGATCACGCTTCTGGAAAGCGTCGTGTCGAGCGGGGAACGGCGTGCGCTTCTCGATGGGGACGAGGGCGCGGTACCGAGAGTGTCGGACATCTATGCGTCGCTTCCCGCCATCACCGGAAAGCTCGAGCTCGAGTACGAAGGCGAGCTCAAGGGAGCCGAAACCATAGCGAGGGAGTTGATCCGCCGCGCGGTGGGCAGAATCTTCCAGAAATACGCGAGCGGAGCGGATTTTACTCCGGTGGTCGAGTGGTTCGACCGAGGAGGCTACCTTCGGCTTCCCGACTCCGGCTCCGCGAGCGACGCGCTCGGTGCGCTTCGCAAGATTCCGGGGCTGCTCGAGCGCACGTCCATCGTCAACGCCGACGAGACGACGTCCGCGGGCGAGCGTCTGGCCGCCGCCGAGTTCCTTCTCGAAGGACTGGTGGGTCTGAAGCGGGTCTCCCGCAGCGAGGAGCGTGGCTATCACGGAAGCGAAGAGCGTCGCACCGAGATCGGCTACGAGGACGCCATCGACAGCCAGAAGACGCATTTGAACTAGCCAATGTCGAGAACGAAGTACAGCCGATACACTCCCGATCCGTTCGACGATCTATCGATGTCCGATTTGATCGACGAGCTCTCGGACTATTTGCTCCAGAGCGGTTTTGCCGATCCTTTCGGATTCACCGAGCTGTCGGACCACACGATGCAGGCGCTTCGCGAGGCCGTGCTCCGGGCGCTGCTTCGCGAGGGAAAGCTCACCCGAGAGGACATCGACCGTCTCATGGGAGATGCCGAGAATTTCGAGGACTCCGAGCTCCGGGAATTTCTGGATCGTCTGATCCAGCGGATGCAGGACGAGGGATACATCCGCGTCAGCGAGCCGAACCCGGACTTGACCGCGGCCGGTGACCCCGAGGCGAACGAGCTCGGTGACGTGTCTCCGCCACGGTCGGGCCCCCGTTTCGAGCTGACCGACAAATCGATCGACTTTCTGGGATTCAAGTCATTGAGAGGGCTCCTGGGTGGGCTGGGAAAAGCGAGCTTCGGCCAGCACGAGACGAAAGAGCTTGCGACCGGCGTCGAGATCGTGGGTAGCTCGAAGCCCTACGAGTTCGGTGACACGCTCAATCTGGACGTGGGCGCGACGCTGCTGTCCGCCGTCAGCCGCAACGGGCTCGGGGTTCCGGTGGATCTCGCCTATCAGGACCTTCACGTGCATCAATCCGAGTACCGGAGCTCGTGCGCCACGGTTCTGATGCTCGATTGCAGTCACAGCATGATCCTCTATGGCGAGGATCGGTTCACTCCGGCGAAACGGGTGACGCTGGCGCTCGCACACCTCATCCGAACGCAGTTTCCCGGTGACAACCTCCATCTGGTCCTGTTTCACGACAGCGCCGAGGAAGTCCCCATGGCCCGACTCGCATCGGTGCGGGTGGGGCCGTTTCATACCAACACCGCCGAGGGGCTTCGACTGGCCCAGGAGATTTTGCTTCGTGACCGGTCCGACATGCGGCAGATCATCATGATTACCGACGGGAAGCCCTCGGCGCTCACCCTCGAGGACGGCCGCATCTACAAGAACCCCTTCGGCCTCGATCCTCTGATTCTCGATCAGACCTTCAAGCAGGTGGTCGAGTGTCGGCGCAAGGGAATCCTGATCAATACGTTCATGCT
Encoded here:
- a CDS encoding magnesium chelatase, whose amino-acid sequence is MREMRTLGELSKSSHGERRNRGVRDEIRENLIRRMRAGEELFPGIVGYEESVVPQIVNALLSRHHFILLGLRGQAKTRIIRGLSRFLDEKIPVIEGCEIHDDPYRPICLACRRLVSERGDETPIRWLPREARYVEKLATPDVTIADMIGDLDPIRAAKSGLHLSDELTIHYGLVPRAHRGIFAINELPDLAAKIQVGLFNILQEGDVQIKGYPVRLPLDLLMVFTANPEDYTARGRTITPLKDRIGAEIRTHYPATLEQGVAITRSEAWTERAQQGTPVVIPYYLREIVEEVAIQARGDRRVDKRSGVSQRLPITLLESVVSSGERRALLDGDEGAVPRVSDIYASLPAITGKLELEYEGELKGAETIARELIRRAVGRIFQKYASGADFTPVVEWFDRGGYLRLPDSGSASDALGALRKIPGLLERTSIVNADETTSAGERLAAAEFLLEGLVGLKRVSRSEERGYHGSEERRTEIGYEDAIDSQKTHLN
- a CDS encoding BON domain-containing protein, giving the protein MMGALVRLVIRGILLLLLVAGALSAYHLYRSGHLPLVERAIEDATVVGSVKAAIALHKDLSRRELHVSADEGTVKLSGRVQSLEEKEAASELASHVAGVENVENDLTVDPDERAEPSDREEKSLGKRLDDFALLAKIRAALHLDRELRKLELGVSVSAGTVSLSGSVPSEELRERILVRVESVEGVRNVDDRLAVSTEGS
- a CDS encoding VWA domain-containing protein, whose amino-acid sequence is MSRTKYSRYTPDPFDDLSMSDLIDELSDYLLQSGFADPFGFTELSDHTMQALREAVLRALLREGKLTREDIDRLMGDAENFEDSELREFLDRLIQRMQDEGYIRVSEPNPDLTAAGDPEANELGDVSPPRSGPRFELTDKSIDFLGFKSLRGLLGGLGKASFGQHETKELATGVEIVGSSKPYEFGDTLNLDVGATLLSAVSRNGLGVPVDLAYQDLHVHQSEYRSSCATVLMLDCSHSMILYGEDRFTPAKRVTLALAHLIRTQFPGDNLHLVLFHDSAEEVPMARLASVRVGPFHTNTAEGLRLAQEILLRDRSDMRQIIMITDGKPSALTLEDGRIYKNPFGLDPLILDQTFKQVVECRRKGILINTFMLARDYSLVGFVKKVTEIVKGKAYFTTPASLGQYVLMDYVNKKMKTVH